In Nostoc sp. CENA543, a single genomic region encodes these proteins:
- a CDS encoding CHASE2 domain-containing protein, protein MTLAYPNELKLKYQEWQRIYLRFYNNGMRGRVEDVGSLVAPPVDWNSQLIQAEAQLLAAFHHWLRSAELYEIRATIAQATTNIDVFLTCHPLDLARLPWEVWEFGAEFGKSSTRKMRIVRTALNRKEAVNHRRRNGKAKILVILGDETGLNFQAEKKAIAALGSLVETTFIGWQPAVNINELKTQIVQEIAADSGWDILLFLGHSNESSLTGGEIAIAPHVALSISEIEQSLITAKSKGLQFAIFNSCQGLSIANKLIDLGLSQVAVMREPIHNDVAKDFLTQFIQALANYQDVQEALITAAQYLQIEKHLTYPSAYLIPSLFRYPESDLFRLQPSGIRQLIQSLQPSRQEAIALAIILFISLLLPVQNFLLQRRLLVQAIYRQLTNQVETTNNQPPVLLVQIDEESIRKAKISNPKPLDRKYLASLVDKLVANQAKVVGIDYLLDRHQEQSDRFLANSIQTAVSQPQPTWFVFAATSNTKGEWLQTLPNIASLNWSLQGEIEFLPGYMQLFAIDDLQAQPWYFSSLLTLSYQLQKIPNSPQPKLDSQIDFLQQINMFLKEGNKSHLTILSSPSSHLQPVTALSYWLEQMWMHPIVDFSLPPQQIYQTISAWQLLENPGIVSNLSQQIVIIVPGGYEDAGINFNGEDNLHGTNLPLAVKYWRQQQNTLNHNRVLTGGEYHAYMVHHLLTQRLVIPIPDIWLIGIAMILGKSLYLWQSHQKHNLRKLLAMITITTGFYGILSLQLYVTSSAVLFPWFLPLATLWFYILNIFFSRKNYG, encoded by the coding sequence GTGACACTTGCCTATCCTAATGAACTGAAGTTAAAATATCAAGAATGGCAGCGTATTTATCTGCGATTTTATAATAATGGAATGCGAGGTAGAGTAGAAGATGTTGGTAGTTTAGTTGCACCTCCTGTTGACTGGAATTCACAATTAATTCAAGCAGAAGCGCAACTTTTAGCAGCATTTCATCACTGGTTACGCAGCGCAGAATTGTATGAAATTCGGGCAACTATCGCCCAGGCTACTACTAATATTGATGTTTTTCTGACTTGTCATCCTTTAGATTTAGCACGTTTACCTTGGGAAGTCTGGGAATTTGGCGCAGAGTTTGGGAAATCGTCTACAAGGAAGATGAGAATTGTTCGCACAGCTTTAAATCGCAAGGAAGCAGTTAATCATAGGCGACGCAATGGTAAGGCTAAGATTTTGGTGATTTTAGGGGATGAAACAGGTTTAAATTTTCAAGCTGAAAAAAAAGCTATAGCCGCTTTAGGTTCTTTAGTAGAAACAACTTTTATTGGTTGGCAACCAGCAGTTAATATTAATGAATTAAAAACTCAAATTGTGCAGGAGATCGCAGCAGATTCAGGTTGGGACATTCTCTTATTTCTGGGACACAGTAATGAAAGTAGTTTAACTGGTGGAGAAATTGCGATCGCTCCCCACGTTGCTTTATCAATTAGTGAAATAGAACAATCATTAATTACCGCTAAATCTAAAGGATTACAGTTTGCCATTTTCAATTCTTGTCAGGGGTTAAGCATTGCCAATAAATTAATTGATTTAGGTTTAAGTCAAGTAGCAGTAATGCGTGAACCCATCCATAATGATGTAGCTAAAGATTTTTTAACACAATTTATACAGGCTTTAGCTAACTATCAAGATGTGCAGGAAGCATTAATCACTGCGGCTCAATATTTGCAAATAGAAAAACATCTCACTTATCCCAGTGCTTATTTAATTCCTTCTTTATTCCGTTATCCTGAAAGTGATTTATTTCGCCTACAACCCTCTGGAATTCGGCAATTAATTCAAAGTTTGCAACCAAGTCGCCAAGAAGCGATCGCCCTAGCAATTATCTTATTTATTAGTCTACTATTACCAGTACAAAATTTTTTATTACAAAGACGTTTATTAGTACAAGCTATTTATCGCCAATTAACTAATCAGGTAGAAACCACCAATAATCAGCCACCAGTGCTTTTAGTACAGATTGATGAAGAGTCTATCCGCAAAGCCAAAATCTCTAACCCAAAACCATTAGATCGCAAATATCTAGCCAGTCTCGTTGACAAATTAGTGGCTAATCAAGCAAAGGTAGTTGGTATTGATTATCTCTTAGATCGACACCAAGAACAAAGCGATCGCTTCCTCGCTAACTCCATTCAAACTGCGGTTTCTCAACCCCAACCTACATGGTTTGTCTTTGCAGCTACTTCCAACACAAAAGGCGAATGGCTACAGACACTACCTAATATTGCTAGCCTCAACTGGAGTTTACAAGGGGAGATTGAATTTCTGCCTGGGTATATGCAACTATTTGCTATAGATGATTTACAAGCACAACCTTGGTACTTTTCGAGTTTATTAACACTGTCATACCAATTACAAAAAATACCCAATTCACCACAACCAAAATTAGATAGCCAAATTGACTTTTTACAACAGATTAATATGTTTTTAAAAGAAGGTAATAAAAGTCATTTAACTATTTTGTCATCACCAAGTTCCCATCTACAACCAGTCACCGCATTGAGTTATTGGCTAGAACAAATGTGGATGCACCCAATTGTTGATTTCTCGCTTCCACCTCAGCAAATATATCAAACAATCTCCGCTTGGCAATTACTCGAAAATCCAGGTATAGTCTCGAATTTATCACAGCAAATTGTCATAATTGTACCTGGTGGGTATGAAGATGCTGGAATTAATTTCAACGGCGAAGATAATTTGCATGGCACAAATTTACCTTTAGCTGTTAAATATTGGCGACAACAACAAAATACTCTAAATCACAATCGAGTGTTAACAGGAGGAGAATATCATGCTTATATGGTACATCACTTATTAACTCAAAGATTAGTGATACCCATTCCCGATATTTGGCTAATTGGTATAGCGATGATCTTGGGTAAGAGCTTGTATTTATGGCAAAGTCATCAAAAACATAACTTGAGAAAATTATTAGCTATGATTACAATAACTACAGGATTCTACGGTATACTTAGTTTGCAATTATATGTGACATCATCTGCTGTGCTGTTTCCTTGGTTTTTACCATTGGCTACATTGTGGTTTTATATACTAAATATTTTCTTTAGTAGAAAAAATTATGGTTAA
- a CDS encoding DUF1822 family protein, with protein sequence MNNLTNNNSPKRLEFETLPTAAINLNTAQITQAVEISNQINHSSQQWQVYLQALALIAFESWLDERSDSLKINIENCTLLHPGLATAIAAVANLQIGEFKLCLLTTTSLTDNQVILPRAVVDLPEYIAHFYVLLEVLEEQDAVTISSYLTYSELRDNCLKTTLKPTSDWNYHIPINWFVSEPDRLLLYLHCLEPAAITLPQPNNKNTQVLAKIQNELLNLLPQLQSPEIELWQILTWEQGMAVIAHPELLTWVYNLPQKPHHDSSQNSLKDLLKLLTQPALNVGRWLWDELDELAQEFAWQLLPVVTPAAAMRSPTEEFTAIVTQLQQRNIEIPMQARGAYQDFLLTGIPLRLYAVAWHLLSESDPHLWTLLLVLGTASHQTLPVHLKLRVSDQTGVLVEKGINPQQGEAYLFTRVVGNWDEKFLVTVSLIDGVEVNLPPFTFCPQKVI encoded by the coding sequence ATGAATAACTTAACTAATAATAATTCTCCGAAGCGGCTAGAATTTGAGACTTTACCAACAGCCGCCATAAATCTGAATACTGCACAAATTACTCAGGCTGTAGAAATCAGTAATCAAATTAATCATTCGTCGCAACAATGGCAAGTATATCTTCAGGCTTTAGCGTTAATTGCCTTTGAGTCATGGCTAGATGAACGCTCAGATTCCCTGAAGATTAACATTGAAAATTGCACCCTTTTGCATCCAGGATTAGCAACTGCGATCGCGGCTGTTGCCAATTTACAAATAGGTGAATTTAAACTGTGTTTACTCACAACTACTAGTCTCACTGATAATCAAGTTATTTTACCGAGAGCAGTTGTAGATCTACCAGAGTATATTGCTCATTTTTATGTTTTACTGGAAGTCTTAGAAGAACAAGATGCTGTCACTATCTCTAGTTATTTAACATATTCAGAATTAAGAGATAATTGTTTAAAAACAACATTAAAACCGACATCCGACTGGAATTATCATATTCCTATCAATTGGTTTGTATCTGAACCAGACCGTTTATTACTATACTTACATTGTTTAGAACCAGCAGCAATTACCTTACCCCAGCCAAACAATAAAAATACTCAGGTGTTAGCCAAAATTCAAAATGAATTATTGAATCTATTACCTCAATTACAGTCACCAGAAATTGAACTGTGGCAAATATTAACTTGGGAACAAGGGATGGCTGTCATAGCTCATCCAGAACTACTCACTTGGGTGTATAATTTACCCCAAAAACCACATCATGATTCATCACAAAACAGTTTAAAAGACTTACTCAAATTATTAACCCAACCTGCCTTAAATGTAGGTCGTTGGCTGTGGGATGAATTAGATGAATTAGCACAAGAATTTGCTTGGCAATTATTACCGGTTGTCACCCCCGCCGCCGCTATGAGGAGTCCGACAGAAGAATTTACAGCAATTGTCACTCAACTCCAACAGCGAAATATTGAAATTCCCATGCAAGCGCGGGGTGCATATCAAGATTTTCTCTTAACAGGAATTCCTCTGCGTTTATATGCTGTAGCTTGGCATTTGTTATCAGAATCAGACCCGCATTTATGGACATTGTTGTTAGTCTTGGGTACAGCTTCTCATCAAACTTTACCTGTACACTTAAAGTTAAGAGTAAGTGACCAAACAGGGGTGTTAGTAGAAAAGGGAATAAATCCACAGCAGGGAGAAGCTTATTTATTTACCCGTGTAGTTGGTAATTGGGATGAAAAGTTTTTAGTAACTGTGAGTTTAATAGATGGGGTAGAGGTGAATTTACCTCCATTTACATTCTGTCCCCAGAAAGTCATTTAG
- a CDS encoding NupC/NupG family nucleoside CNT transporter, with product MERAISALGILVFIGIAYAISVNREAVRWRTIAWGLGLEFVFALVILKTPWGLKIFQSLGDIISSFLAFSDVGAKFVFGENFKDHLFAFQVLPTIIFFSAFISVMYYYGILQRVVQGLAWVMMKTMKTSGSESLSCAGNIFLGPTEAALMVKPYVANMTQSELHAVMTGGFATIAGGVLGAYLSFGIPPEHLIAAFFMTAPTSLVVSKLMYPETEVSVTAGKVKMEVENTYVNVIDAATSGAIDGVKLAVNVGVMIIAFLGLLAFGNAILKWLGEHIGLPQLSLEWILSLLMSPVAFLMGVPWSDCGQVGALLGKKTILNEFLAYGDLGELIKSQKISPRAVIIATYALCNFANIGSIGITIGGMTGMAPQRQHDLARLGVRTMIGGLLAGFITACIAGILV from the coding sequence ATGGAACGCGCAATTTCTGCTTTGGGAATCCTAGTATTTATCGGTATAGCTTACGCTATCTCGGTAAATCGTGAGGCTGTGCGTTGGCGAACCATCGCTTGGGGTTTAGGATTGGAGTTTGTCTTTGCTTTGGTGATTCTGAAAACACCTTGGGGGCTAAAAATCTTTCAATCCTTGGGAGACATCATCAGCAGTTTTTTAGCCTTTTCTGACGTGGGTGCAAAATTCGTATTTGGAGAGAATTTTAAAGATCATTTATTTGCTTTTCAGGTACTCCCTACAATTATTTTTTTCTCTGCCTTTATTAGTGTGATGTACTACTACGGAATTTTGCAACGAGTAGTGCAGGGGTTAGCGTGGGTAATGATGAAGACAATGAAAACATCGGGTTCTGAGTCATTATCTTGTGCAGGTAATATTTTTTTGGGGCCGACAGAAGCCGCATTAATGGTGAAGCCTTATGTAGCAAACATGACACAATCAGAGCTTCATGCAGTCATGACTGGCGGCTTTGCAACTATCGCCGGCGGGGTTTTAGGGGCTTATCTTTCCTTTGGAATTCCACCAGAACATTTAATTGCAGCGTTTTTTATGACTGCGCCTACTTCTTTAGTCGTCTCAAAATTGATGTACCCAGAAACGGAAGTATCTGTAACTGCTGGAAAAGTAAAAATGGAAGTAGAAAATACTTATGTCAACGTCATAGATGCTGCTACTAGTGGCGCAATTGATGGTGTTAAGTTAGCAGTCAATGTGGGCGTAATGATTATTGCTTTTTTAGGATTGTTAGCTTTTGGTAATGCCATACTGAAATGGTTAGGAGAACATATTGGTTTACCACAACTATCTTTAGAGTGGATTTTATCTTTGTTGATGTCTCCTGTAGCCTTTTTAATGGGTGTACCTTGGTCTGATTGTGGACAAGTTGGTGCATTATTAGGAAAGAAAACCATCCTCAATGAATTTTTAGCTTATGGAGATTTAGGAGAATTAATTAAAAGTCAAAAAATATCTCCACGGGCAGTAATTATTGCCACTTATGCCTTATGTAACTTCGCTAATATTGGTTCTATTGGTATTACTATTGGGGGAATGACTGGGATGGCTCCACAACGCCAACATGATTTAGCACGTCTAGGTGTGAGAACCATGATTGGGGGATTATTGGCAGGTTTTATTACTGCTTGCATCGCTGGTATTTTAGTCTAA
- a CDS encoding peptidylprolyl isomerase: MNEPNPIVITPEEVVNLLKREMTFKEVYQKILFNKVIWQVAQERGIIVTDEEIEAEANRQRREKHLEKAADTLAWLQEEVVTTDDWELGIRDRLLSEKLANVLFAAEVEDFFYKNKLDFEQVIYYQIIVDSEKLAQEIYYQIEDSEISFYEAAHLYNIDISRRRKCGYEGQVYRFNLLKDIAKVVFTSQPQQLIGPVKTEQGYHLLMVEEFIPAELTPQKYQEILHHLFHKWLLVESQKQNQ; the protein is encoded by the coding sequence ATGAACGAACCAAATCCCATAGTGATTACACCAGAGGAAGTGGTGAACTTACTCAAAAGAGAGATGACTTTTAAGGAAGTTTATCAAAAAATTCTGTTCAATAAAGTGATTTGGCAAGTTGCCCAAGAACGTGGGATTATCGTCACAGACGAAGAAATCGAAGCTGAAGCCAACCGCCAGCGACGGGAGAAGCATTTAGAGAAAGCCGCCGATACATTAGCATGGTTGCAGGAAGAAGTCGTGACGACAGATGACTGGGAACTGGGAATTCGCGATCGCCTGTTATCGGAAAAATTAGCTAATGTATTATTTGCTGCCGAAGTAGAAGATTTTTTCTATAAAAACAAACTAGACTTTGAGCAAGTTATTTACTATCAAATCATTGTCGATTCTGAAAAACTTGCCCAAGAAATTTATTATCAAATCGAAGATAGTGAAATTAGCTTTTATGAAGCTGCTCATCTTTATAATATAGATATCTCGCGCAGGAGAAAGTGCGGTTACGAGGGTCAAGTTTATCGCTTTAACCTGCTAAAAGATATTGCTAAAGTTGTATTCACATCTCAACCCCAACAGTTAATCGGCCCTGTAAAAACTGAACAAGGTTATCACCTACTCATGGTAGAAGAATTTATCCCGGCTGAGTTAACACCCCAAAAGTATCAAGAAATTCTTCATCATCTATTTCATAAATGGTTATTAGTAGAAAGTCAAAAACAGAATCAATGA